The following proteins come from a genomic window of Oncorhynchus clarkii lewisi isolate Uvic-CL-2024 chromosome 23, UVic_Ocla_1.0, whole genome shotgun sequence:
- the LOC139381366 gene encoding solute carrier family 22 member 15 → MDLEEAFQLVGEFGSYQKQMVLVLVLLQVYMACQSMLIVLIGAIPEYHIEQGDHSNYEELIKHVTFTEDVNSIVTEWFLLKQQAYKVSLAGSLFFAGVLIGNVFFGPLSDKIGRKPVFLTALFFEVVFGYATAFAPSYEVFALSRLLVGLMNGGMSLVCFVLTQEYVGKAYWAMTGTLTNMTFAVGIALFGALGYYIRPWRTLATAANSPGVLFFLLCVTLPESPRWLYSRGYTEKAEEILQYIAVRNGNSNAAAKVKLRMCPGSVKTGNQGNNGPGFLDLFTHTVLRWRTVVLMYVWYSCSLVYYGLTMNASEDSGNRYFSVALYGLVELPAYPLCIYFINKQWAGRRKTMASFLALAGLSCLCTMLVPVTAGALFNATSLALLGKLLVSAAFNIVYVYTTELYPTAVRNAGLGVCSMSCRVGGILAPFVPSMRELHTSMPFLVFCLSGISAGCLGLLLPETLNKPVTETLDELSSPAYHRIVETKTHLFEEDQSKTNHNQ, encoded by the exons CCAGAATACCACATTGAACAAGGTGACCACTCCAACTATGAGGAGCTCATCAAACACGTTACATTTACAGAGGATGTCAACTCCATTGTGACGGAG TGGTTCCTTCTAAAGCAACAGGCTTACAAGGTCAGCTTGGCAGGCTCTTTGTTCTTCGCTGGGGTCTTGataggaaatgtgttttttggaccCCTCTCTGACAAGATTGGAAGGAAACCAGTCTTCCTAACAG ctctgtTCTTTGAGGTGGTGTTTGGCTATGCCACAGCCTTTGCTCCCAGCTATGAGGTGTTTGCGTTGTCGCGCCTGCTGGTGGGTCTGATGAATGGGGGTATGTCCCTCGTCTGTTTTGTGCTCACCCAGGAGTATGTGGGCAAGGCCTATTGGGCCATGACAG GGACCTTGACTAATATGACCTTTGCTGTGGGTATTGCCCTGTTTGGTGCCCTTGGCTACTATATCAGACCATGGCGTACCCTGGCAACTGCAGCTAATTCTCCTGGCGTCCTGTTTTTTCTACTTTGTGT GACTCTCCCGGAGTCTCCACGCTGGCTGTATTCCCGTGGTTACACGGAGAAGGCGGAGGAGATTTTGCAGTATATAGCTGTGCGGAATGGGAACAGCAATGCTGCAGCCAAAGTAAAGCTCCGTATGTGTCCTGGCTCTGTCAAGACTGGTAACCAGGGCAACAATGGCCCTGGCTTCCTCGACCTGTTCACCCACACAGTGCTCCGCTGGAGAACCGTGGTGCTCATGTATGTCTG GTATTCCTGCAGCCTGGTGTACTATGGGCTGACCATGAATGCCAGTGAGGACAGTGGGAACCGCTACTTCAGTGTTGCCTTGTATGGACTAGTGGAGCTCCCAGCCTACCCTCTCTGTATCTATTTCATAAACAAGCAGTG GGCTGGGAGAAGGAAAACCATGGCCAGCTTTCTGGCTTTAGCTGGCTTGTCGTGTCTATGCACCATGTTGGTTCCAGTAACTGCTG GGGCATTGTTCAATGCTACTTCTTTAGCTTTGTTAGGAAAGCTGTTGGTCAGTGCGGCTTTCAACATAGTGTATgtctacactactgaactgtaccccACTGCTGTAAG GAATGCTGGTCTTGGGGTCTGCTCAATGTCTTGCAGAGTCGGGGGGATCCTGGCCCCTTTTGTGCCCTCTATG AGAGAGTTACACACCTCTATGCCCTTCCTGGTGTTCTGTCTCAGTGGGATCTCTGCTGGCTGCCTGGGTCTCCTTCTCCCTGAGACACTTAACAAACCTGTGACAGAGACACTGGATGAGCTCAGCAGCCCTGCTTACCACCGCATTGTAGAGACCAAG ACACACTTGTTTGAAGAGGACCAATCAAAAACCAACCACAATCAGTGA